One window from the genome of Elaeis guineensis isolate ETL-2024a chromosome 5, EG11, whole genome shotgun sequence encodes:
- the LOC105045194 gene encoding mitochondrial zinc maintenance protein 1, mitochondrial produces the protein MGGAEALGAYRALLRATRKTFAGDTLMLSESAAEIRRRFEENRGVTAEAEVKRLLDEARQASHFITHMIVQAKRSSTTGGYVVRPSKEHAGATLEIPSEEILSKST, from the exons ATGGGCGGAGCGGAGGCGCTGGGGGCGTACCGGGCGCTGCTGCGGGCGACACGGAAGACGTTCGCCGGCGACACGCTGATGCTGTCGGAGTCGGCTGCGGAGATTCGGCGGAGGTTCGAGGAGAACCGTGGCGTGacggcggaggccgaggtcaagCGACTCCTCGACGAGGCGCGTCAGGCCTCCCACTTCATCACCCACATGATCGTCCAAGCcaagcgcagctccactactGGAGGTTACG TTGTGAGGCCTAGTAAAGAGCATGCTGGAGCAACACTAGAGATTCCTTCTGAAGAGATTCTCTCTAAGTCGACGTGA
- the LOC140858125 gene encoding uncharacterized protein isoform X2, translating into MRLRFAQTTKPTVDPSYPCTKYKRKPSYQDLINLSSSPPLFLSENERLDPLFSALDSLQTAPKPTPISPRPTSRLRGYRENDGFSPAMTPRAVNSRHAVEACTLQLHAWKPFQLQTLGVDPSSSKPYPFHAKKPCRPDRSTAPIPTTAADSLDLSRLSLFDDPPPRPREESFRWLARKRRRRGSRSVSGRSSDRSGTRRRGSASAAYATCSDFPLAAGGTDSSGELFLNGDGSWGSDVSEARISRKESREVAGGAGLERDSSGFGSFQGGGGSGALESQGNESGYGSEPGYRGDGEHGYDDEFDEEDEDGRQLFWGKTFGGENNFAEQKTHHRGRRKKHDCRTMVPLR; encoded by the exons ATGCGGTTGAGATTTGCCCAGACGACGAAACCAACAGTGGATCCTTCCTATCCTTGTACGAAATATAAGCGGAAACCTTCATACCAAGATTTAATAAATCtgtcctcttctcctcccctgtTCCTATCGGAAAACGAGAGGCTTGATCCCCTTTTCTCCGCGCTGGATTCTCTGCAAACCGCTCCAAAACCCACCCCTATTTCTCCTCGCCCTACATCAAGATTGAGAGGATATAGAGAGAATGACGGATTTTCGCCGGCGATGACGCCCCGGGCGGTGAATTCCCGGCACGCCGTGGAGGCGTGCACCCTGCAGCTCCACGCCTGGAAGCCCTTCCAGCTCCAGACCCTCGGCGTCGATCCCTCCTCCTCCAAGCCCTACCCCTTCCACGCCAAGAAGCCCTGCCGCCCCGATCGCTCTACCGCTCCCATCCCCACTACCGCCGCCGACTCCCTCGATCTGTCTCGTCTCAGCCTCTTCGACGACCCTCCGCCCCGCCCTCGGGAGGAGAGCTTCCGGTGGCTCGCCCGTAAGCGCCGCCGCAGGGGGTCCCGGTCCGTGTCGGGTCGGAGCAGCGACCGGAGCGGCACCCGCCGGCGGGGCAGCGCGTCGGCGGCATACGCCACCTGCTCTGATTTCCCTCTCGCGGCCGGGGGCACGGACTCCAGCGGGGAGCTGTTCTTGAACGGGGATGGGAGCTGGGGGTCGGACGTCAGCGAGGCGCGGATctcgaggaaggagagcagggaggtcGCGGGGGGAGCCGGGTTGGAGAGGGACAGCTCCGGATTCGGGTCGTTTCAGGGTGGAGGAGGGTCTGGGGCTCTGGAGTCGCAGGGGAATGAGTCCGGGTATGGCAGTGAACCGGGGTACAGAGGCGATGGAGAGCATGGATATGATGATGAGTTTGATGAGGAGGATGAGGATGGGCGGCAGTTATTCTGGGGCAAAACGTTTGGAG GTGAGAATAATTTTGCAGAGCAGAAGACTCACCACAGAGGCAGGCGGAAGAAGCATGATTGCAGAACAATGGTTCCATTGAGATAA
- the LOC140858125 gene encoding uncharacterized protein isoform X1, producing MRLRFAQTTKPTVDPSYPCTKYKRKPSYQDLINLSSSPPLFLSENERLDPLFSALDSLQTAPKPTPISPRPTSRLRGYRENDGFSPAMTPRAVNSRHAVEACTLQLHAWKPFQLQTLGVDPSSSKPYPFHAKKPCRPDRSTAPIPTTAADSLDLSRLSLFDDPPPRPREESFRWLARKRRRRGSRSVSGRSSDRSGTRRRGSASAAYATCSDFPLAAGGTDSSGELFLNGDGSWGSDVSEARISRKESREVAGGAGLERDSSGFGSFQGGGGSGALESQGNESGYGSEPGYRGDGEHGYDDEFDEEDEDGRQLFWGKTFGDTNQMEIVGENNFAEQKTHHRGRRKKHDCRTMVPLR from the exons ATGCGGTTGAGATTTGCCCAGACGACGAAACCAACAGTGGATCCTTCCTATCCTTGTACGAAATATAAGCGGAAACCTTCATACCAAGATTTAATAAATCtgtcctcttctcctcccctgtTCCTATCGGAAAACGAGAGGCTTGATCCCCTTTTCTCCGCGCTGGATTCTCTGCAAACCGCTCCAAAACCCACCCCTATTTCTCCTCGCCCTACATCAAGATTGAGAGGATATAGAGAGAATGACGGATTTTCGCCGGCGATGACGCCCCGGGCGGTGAATTCCCGGCACGCCGTGGAGGCGTGCACCCTGCAGCTCCACGCCTGGAAGCCCTTCCAGCTCCAGACCCTCGGCGTCGATCCCTCCTCCTCCAAGCCCTACCCCTTCCACGCCAAGAAGCCCTGCCGCCCCGATCGCTCTACCGCTCCCATCCCCACTACCGCCGCCGACTCCCTCGATCTGTCTCGTCTCAGCCTCTTCGACGACCCTCCGCCCCGCCCTCGGGAGGAGAGCTTCCGGTGGCTCGCCCGTAAGCGCCGCCGCAGGGGGTCCCGGTCCGTGTCGGGTCGGAGCAGCGACCGGAGCGGCACCCGCCGGCGGGGCAGCGCGTCGGCGGCATACGCCACCTGCTCTGATTTCCCTCTCGCGGCCGGGGGCACGGACTCCAGCGGGGAGCTGTTCTTGAACGGGGATGGGAGCTGGGGGTCGGACGTCAGCGAGGCGCGGATctcgaggaaggagagcagggaggtcGCGGGGGGAGCCGGGTTGGAGAGGGACAGCTCCGGATTCGGGTCGTTTCAGGGTGGAGGAGGGTCTGGGGCTCTGGAGTCGCAGGGGAATGAGTCCGGGTATGGCAGTGAACCGGGGTACAGAGGCGATGGAGAGCATGGATATGATGATGAGTTTGATGAGGAGGATGAGGATGGGCGGCAGTTATTCTGGGGCAAAACGTTTGGAG ATACCAATCAGATGGAAATTGTAGGTGAGAATAATTTTGCAGAGCAGAAGACTCACCACAGAGGCAGGCGGAAGAAGCATGATTGCAGAACAATGGTTCCATTGAGATAA